A single region of the Indicator indicator isolate 239-I01 chromosome 3, UM_Iind_1.1, whole genome shotgun sequence genome encodes:
- the GNS gene encoding N-acetylglucosamine-6-sulfatase codes for MSSAAAVVRQLALAALLVLSPAGATRQTRRPNVVLILTDDQDVCLGGMTPLKKTNALIAQMGVTFLNAYVPSALCCPSRASILTGKYPHNHHVVNNTLEGNCSSKLWQKIQEPYTFPALLKAMCGYQTFFAGKYLNEYGAEDAGGVGHVPPGWSFWYALEKNSKYYNYTLSVNGKARRHGENYSVDYLTDVLANMSLDFLEYKSNFEPFFMMISTPAPHSPWTAAPQYTNSFQNVSAPRNSNFNIHGKNKHWLIRQAKTPMTNSSIQFLDNAYRKRWQTLLSVDDLIEKLVKKLELNGELDNTYIFYTSDNGFHTGQFSLPIDKRQLYEFDIKVPLLVRGPGIKPNQTNKMLVANIDLGPTILDIAGYDLNKTQMDGMSLLPLLRGDKNVTWRSDFLVEYQGEGYNGSDPTCPGLGPGVTHCFPDCVCEDSYNNTYACVRTLSTSWDLQYCEFDDREVFVEVYNLTADPHQINNIAKTIDQEILEKMNYRLMMLQSCSGATCRTPGVFDPGYRFDPRLMFNNHGVRARRFSAEPL; via the exons ATGTCTTCTGCCGCCGCGGTGGTCCGGCAGCTGGCGCTGGCCGCGCTACTGGTGCTGAGTCCGGCGGGGGCAACGCGACAAACGCGGAGGCCCAACGTGGTGCTCATCCTCACTGACGATCAGGACGTCTGCCTGGGTGGCATG ACCCCACTAAAGAAGACTAATGCTCTAATTGCGCAGATGGGAGTAACCTTTCTAAATGCA TATGTTCCCAgtgcactttgctgtcccagtCGAGCCAGCATTTTAACGGGGAAATATCCACATAATCATCATGTTGTCAATAACACTTTGGAAGGGAACTGTAGCAGCAAGTTATGGCAGAAGATTCAAGAACCATACaccttcccagcactgctcaaaGCTATGTGTGGTTATCAAACATTCTTTGCAGGAAAGTACTTGAATGAG taTGGAGCAGAGGATGCAGGGGGAGTAGGTCATGTCCCTCCTGGATGGAGTTTTTGGTATGCTTTG gagaaaaattCAAAATACTACAACTATACTCTGTCGGTAAATGGCAAAGCACGAAGGCACGGTGAGAACTACAGTGTAGATTATCTGACAGATGTACTG GCCAACATGTCACTGGACTTCTTGGAGTACAAATCTAATTTTGAACCTTTCTTTATGATGATCTCGACACCAGCACCGCACTCCCCTTGGACAGCTGCCCCGCAGTACACCAATAGCTTTCAGAATGTCAGTGCACCAAGAAACAGCAATTTTAACATTCATGGAAAG aacAAGCACTGGTTAATTCGACAAGCAAAGACTCCAATGACTAACTCTTCAATACAATTTCTTGATAACGCTTACAGAAAGCG GTGGCAAACTCTGCTGTCAGTAGATGACCTGATAGAGAAACTAGTGAAGAAACTGGAGCTGAATGGAGAGTTAGACAACACGTACATCTTTTACACATCAGACAATGGCTTCCACACTG GCCAGTTTTCTCTGCCAATAGACAAACGGCAGCTATATGAGTTTGATATCAAAGTTCCATTGCTCGTTCGAGGACCAGggataaaaccaaaccagacaaaCAAG ATGCTTGTTGCAAATATTGACTTGGGTCCCACAATTTTGGATATCGCGGGGTATGACTTGAATAAGACCCAGATGGATGGGATGTCACTACTGCCACTGTTG AGAGGAGACAAAAATGTGACATGGAGATCAGACTTCTTGGTGGAGTATCAAGGAGAAGGATACAATGGCAGTGATCCTACCTGTCCTGGCCTAGGACCTGGAGTCACA CACTGCTTCCCAGACTGTGTCTGTGAAGATTCCTATAACAACACATATGCTTGCGTAAGGACACTCTCAACTTCCTGGGACCTGCAGTACTGTGAATTTGATGACCGGGAG GTGTTTGTGGAAGTGTATAACTTGACTGCAGATCCACACCAGATCAATAACATTGCTAAAACAATTGATCAAGAAATTCTAGAGAAGATGAACTATCGATTGATGATGCTGCAGTCCTGTTCAGGAGCAACTTGCCGTACACCAGGTGTCTTTGATCCTGG GTACAGGTTTGACCCACGGCTCATGTTCAACAACCATGGTGTTCGGGCTCGGAGGTTTTCTGCAGAGCCTTTATGA